The proteins below come from a single Streptomyces spongiicola genomic window:
- a CDS encoding DUF2254 domain-containing protein codes for MSWATAFALRQYTIACLWIVPLLGIALGSLLAEAAVALDGAVRVPAEWRYSPSTASSVLSSIVGAMVALLGFVVTIGILVVQQATGTLSPRYMRLWYRDRLQKAVLATFTGTFSFAFSLLRSIETDFVPDLGVTLAGAAVAVSLVLLLMYLNRFIHNLRPVAIAALVARAGRRVIHQGALLAASGALDRADAPRAPEGPVTRVPSAAGGALQGFAPERLAALAERYDCLVVLAHPVGDFVPPGVTLFEVHGSTPPPARELTGLVALGVERTIEQDPAFGLRVLVDIAIRALSPAVNDPTTAVQVLNHIEAFLHTLGRLELSGRYTLRDARGVPRLRVPGRSWEDFLQLAVTEIREYGAGSLQVCRRLRALFDGLLAAGLPERHLAAVRTELRLLDASVEARYPDPARRAAALTPDRQGIGGGAGTRA; via the coding sequence ATGTCCTGGGCGACGGCCTTCGCGCTGCGCCAGTACACCATCGCCTGCCTCTGGATCGTCCCGCTGCTCGGGATCGCCCTCGGCTCGCTCCTGGCGGAGGCCGCCGTGGCACTCGACGGCGCCGTCCGGGTGCCGGCGGAGTGGCGGTACTCCCCGTCCACCGCGAGCAGCGTCCTCAGCTCCATCGTCGGAGCGATGGTCGCCCTGCTCGGCTTCGTCGTGACCATCGGCATCCTCGTCGTCCAGCAGGCCACCGGGACGCTCTCGCCGCGCTACATGCGGCTGTGGTACCGGGACCGGCTCCAGAAGGCCGTGCTGGCGACCTTCACCGGGACCTTCTCCTTCGCCTTCTCGCTGCTGCGCAGCATCGAGACGGACTTCGTGCCCGATCTGGGTGTCACCCTCGCGGGAGCGGCGGTCGCCGTCAGCCTGGTGCTGCTGCTCATGTACCTCAACCGCTTCATCCACAACCTGCGGCCCGTGGCCATCGCCGCCCTGGTCGCACGGGCCGGACGGCGGGTGATCCACCAGGGGGCGCTGCTGGCCGCGAGCGGCGCACTCGACCGCGCGGACGCACCCCGGGCGCCCGAGGGGCCCGTGACCCGGGTGCCCTCCGCGGCGGGCGGCGCGCTCCAGGGGTTCGCCCCGGAACGGCTCGCCGCGCTCGCCGAGCGGTACGACTGCCTCGTGGTGCTCGCCCACCCCGTCGGCGACTTCGTGCCGCCCGGGGTGACGCTGTTCGAGGTGCACGGCTCCACACCGCCGCCGGCGCGGGAGCTGACCGGACTCGTCGCCCTCGGTGTCGAACGGACGATCGAGCAGGATCCCGCCTTCGGACTGCGCGTACTCGTCGACATCGCCATCAGGGCTCTCTCCCCGGCGGTGAACGACCCCACGACGGCGGTACAGGTCCTCAACCACATCGAGGCGTTCCTGCACACCCTCGGCCGGCTGGAGCTGAGCGGCCGCTACACCCTCCGCGACGCCCGCGGTGTGCCGCGGCTCCGGGTCCCCGGCCGCTCCTGGGAGGACTTCCTCCAGCTCGCCGTCACCGAGATCCGCGAGTACGGCGCCGGCTCCCTGCAGGTCTGCCGGCGGCTGAGGGCGCTCTTCGACGGACTCCTGGCCGCCGGGCTGCCCGAGCGGCACCTGGCGGCGGTGCGGACCGAGCTGCGCCTGCTCGACGCGTCGGTCGAGGCCCGCTACCCCGACCCGGCCCGCCGGGCCGCCGCCCTGACCCCGGACCGCCAGGGCATCGGGGGAGGCGCGGGGACGCGGGCCTGA
- a CDS encoding nitrilase-related carbon-nitrogen hydrolase — protein MTNVVRAALVQATWTGDTESMIAKHEEHARAAARQGAGVIGFQEVFNAPYFCQVQDPEHYRWAEPVPEGPTVLRMRDLARETGMVIVVPVFEVEDSGFYYNTAAVIDADGGYLGKYRKHHIPQVRGFWEKYYFRPGNAGWPVFDTSVGKVGVYICYDRHFPEGWRQLGLSGAQLVYNPSATSRGLSAYLWQLEQPAAAVANEYFIAAINRVGQEEYGDNDFYGTSYFVDPRGQFVGDVASDREEELVVRDLDFGLIDEVRRQWAFYRDRRPDAYEGLVRP, from the coding sequence ATGACCAACGTCGTTCGCGCCGCGCTCGTCCAGGCCACCTGGACCGGCGACACCGAATCCATGATCGCCAAGCATGAGGAGCACGCCCGTGCGGCGGCCCGGCAGGGCGCCGGGGTCATCGGATTCCAGGAGGTCTTCAACGCCCCCTACTTCTGCCAGGTGCAGGATCCGGAGCACTACCGCTGGGCCGAACCCGTCCCGGAGGGCCCCACGGTGCTCCGCATGCGGGACCTGGCCCGGGAGACCGGGATGGTGATCGTCGTCCCCGTCTTCGAGGTCGAGGACTCCGGCTTCTACTACAACACCGCCGCCGTGATCGACGCCGACGGCGGCTATCTCGGCAAGTACCGCAAGCACCACATCCCCCAGGTCAGGGGATTCTGGGAGAAGTACTACTTCAGGCCCGGCAACGCCGGCTGGCCCGTCTTCGACACCTCCGTCGGCAAGGTCGGCGTCTATATCTGCTACGACCGGCACTTCCCGGAGGGCTGGCGCCAACTCGGACTCAGCGGAGCCCAGTTGGTCTACAACCCGTCGGCCACCTCCCGGGGCCTGTCCGCCTACCTCTGGCAGCTGGAGCAGCCGGCCGCGGCCGTCGCCAACGAGTACTTCATCGCCGCCATCAACCGGGTCGGCCAGGAGGAGTACGGCGACAACGACTTCTACGGCACCAGCTACTTCGTCGACCCGCGCGGGCAGTTCGTCGGCGACGTCGCCAGCGACAGGGAAGAGGAACTGGTCGTCAGGGACCTCGACTTCGGCCTCATCGACGAGGTGCGCCGGCAGTGGGCCTTCTACCGCGACCGGCGGCCCGACGCCTACGAGGGGCTGGTCAGGCCGTGA
- a CDS encoding aspartate aminotransferase family protein: MNDLYGRHRAVIPDWVALYYRQPVEITHGEGRHVWDADGNRYLDFFGGILTTMTAHALPEVTKAVSEQAGRIIHSSTLYLNRPMVELAERIAALSHIPDARVFFTTSGTEANDTALLLATAYRRSGQILAMRNSYHGRSFSAVAVTGNRSWSPTALSPVQTLYVHGGIRTRGPYAGLSDAQFTEACVADLEDLLGHTRDVAALIAEPVQGVGGFTSPPDGLYAAFREVLDRHGILWIADEVQTGWGRTGEHFWGWQAHAQNGPPDIFTFAKGIGNGMSLGGVVARAEVMNCIDANSISTFGGSPVTAAAGLANLSYLLEHDLQGNARRVGGLLIERLRGIAAGVPAVREVRGRGLMIGVELVRPGTDEAFPEAAAAALETAREGGLLIGKGGGHDTSVLRIAPPMSLTVAEAEEGASILERTLRSI, translated from the coding sequence GTGAACGACCTGTACGGGCGGCACCGCGCCGTCATCCCCGACTGGGTCGCGCTCTACTACCGGCAGCCCGTCGAGATCACCCACGGGGAGGGCCGGCACGTCTGGGACGCGGACGGCAACCGCTACCTCGACTTCTTCGGCGGCATCCTCACCACCATGACCGCCCACGCCCTGCCCGAGGTCACCAAGGCGGTGAGCGAGCAGGCCGGCCGGATCATCCACTCCTCGACCCTCTACCTCAACCGCCCCATGGTGGAGCTGGCCGAGCGGATCGCCGCACTGTCCCACATCCCCGACGCCCGGGTCTTCTTCACCACCTCCGGCACCGAGGCCAACGACACCGCCCTGCTGCTGGCCACCGCCTACCGCAGGTCCGGCCAGATCCTGGCGATGCGCAACAGCTACCACGGACGCTCCTTCTCGGCCGTGGCCGTCACCGGCAACCGCTCCTGGTCACCGACGGCCCTCTCCCCGGTGCAGACCCTGTACGTGCACGGGGGCATCCGCACCCGCGGCCCCTACGCGGGCCTCTCCGACGCGCAGTTCACCGAGGCGTGCGTCGCCGACCTGGAGGACCTGCTCGGCCACACCCGGGACGTGGCCGCGCTGATCGCCGAACCCGTCCAGGGCGTCGGCGGCTTCACCTCCCCGCCGGACGGGCTGTACGCGGCCTTCCGCGAAGTCCTGGACCGGCACGGGATCCTGTGGATCGCCGACGAGGTGCAGACCGGCTGGGGCCGGACGGGGGAGCACTTCTGGGGCTGGCAGGCGCACGCGCAGAACGGCCCCCCGGACATCTTCACCTTCGCCAAGGGCATCGGCAACGGGATGTCCCTCGGCGGCGTCGTCGCCCGCGCCGAGGTGATGAACTGCATCGACGCCAACTCCATCTCCACGTTCGGAGGTTCGCCCGTCACCGCGGCGGCGGGGCTCGCGAACCTCTCGTACCTGCTGGAGCACGACCTCCAGGGCAACGCGCGGAGGGTCGGCGGACTGCTCATCGAGCGGCTCCGGGGCATCGCCGCCGGGGTCCCCGCCGTGCGCGAAGTACGGGGACGGGGACTGATGATCGGCGTCGAACTGGTCCGGCCGGGCACGGACGAGGCGTTCCCCGAGGCGGCCGCCGCCGCGCTCGAGACCGCCCGCGAAGGCGGACTGCTCATCGGCAAGGGCGGCGGCCACGACACCAGCGTCCTGCGGATCGCGCCGCCGATGTCCCTCACCGTCGCCGAGGCGGAGGAGGGCGCCTCGATCCTCGAACGCACCCTGCGCAGCATCTAG
- the hydA gene encoding dihydropyrimidinase yields MSNRTLIRGGLVLTAADETRADVLVEDGRVAALAAHGSAAAGSWTADRTIDATGKYVIPGGVDAHTHMELPFGGTFASDTFETGTRAAAWGGTTTIVDFAVQTKGRTLREGLDAWYAKADGNCAIDYGFHMILSDVDASSLKEMDLLVEEGVTSFKLFMAYPGVFYSDDGRILRAMQRGTANGGLIMMHAENGIAIDVLVEQALARGETDPRYHGEVRRVLLEAEATHRAVQLARVAGAPLYVVHVSAEEAVAELAAARDKGLPVFGETCPQYLFLSTDNLAEPGFEGAKYVCSTPLRPREHQAALWRGLRTDDLQVVSTDHCPFCFSGQKDLGRGDFSRIPNGLPGVENRMDLLHQAVLDGRISRRRWIEIACAAPARMFGLYPKKGTIAPGADADIVVYDPHAEQVLSAKTHHMNVDYSAYEGKRVTGRVETVLSRGEVVIDQREFTGRAGHGVFTPRSTCQYLN; encoded by the coding sequence ATGAGCAACCGCACCCTGATCCGAGGCGGACTCGTCCTGACGGCCGCCGACGAGACCCGTGCCGACGTCCTGGTCGAGGACGGCCGCGTCGCCGCCCTCGCCGCCCACGGCTCGGCCGCCGCCGGGAGCTGGACCGCCGACCGCACCATCGACGCCACCGGGAAGTACGTCATCCCGGGCGGGGTCGACGCGCACACCCACATGGAGCTGCCCTTCGGCGGCACCTTCGCGTCCGACACCTTCGAGACGGGCACCCGGGCCGCCGCCTGGGGCGGTACCACCACCATCGTGGACTTCGCCGTCCAGACCAAGGGCCGGACCCTGCGCGAGGGACTCGACGCCTGGTACGCCAAGGCCGACGGCAACTGCGCCATCGACTACGGCTTCCACATGATCCTCTCCGACGTCGACGCGTCCTCGCTGAAGGAGATGGACCTGCTCGTCGAGGAGGGCGTCACCTCCTTCAAGCTGTTCATGGCCTACCCCGGCGTCTTCTACAGCGACGACGGCCGGATCCTGCGCGCCATGCAGCGCGGCACCGCCAACGGCGGGCTGATCATGATGCACGCGGAGAACGGCATCGCGATCGACGTCCTCGTCGAACAGGCCCTGGCGCGCGGCGAGACCGACCCCCGGTACCACGGCGAGGTCCGCAGAGTGCTGCTGGAAGCCGAGGCCACGCACCGGGCCGTCCAGCTCGCCCGCGTCGCCGGGGCGCCGCTGTACGTCGTGCACGTCTCGGCCGAGGAGGCCGTCGCCGAACTGGCCGCCGCCCGGGACAAGGGACTGCCGGTGTTCGGCGAGACCTGTCCGCAGTACCTGTTCCTGTCCACCGACAACCTCGCCGAACCGGGCTTCGAGGGCGCCAAGTACGTGTGCAGCACACCGCTGCGGCCCAGGGAGCACCAGGCCGCGTTGTGGCGCGGGCTGCGGACCGACGACCTCCAGGTGGTCTCCACCGACCACTGCCCGTTCTGCTTCTCCGGCCAGAAGGACCTCGGCCGCGGTGACTTCTCCAGGATCCCCAACGGGCTGCCCGGCGTGGAGAACCGGATGGACCTGCTGCACCAGGCGGTCCTCGACGGCCGCATCTCCCGCCGCCGCTGGATCGAGATCGCCTGCGCCGCGCCCGCCCGGATGTTCGGCCTCTACCCGAAGAAGGGCACCATCGCGCCGGGCGCCGACGCCGACATCGTCGTGTACGACCCGCACGCGGAGCAGGTCCTCTCCGCGAAGACCCACCACATGAACGTCGACTACTCGGCCTACGAGGGCAAGCGGGTCACCGGGCGGGTCGAGACCGTGCTCTCCCGCGGTGAAGTCGTCATCGACCAGCGGGAGTTCACCGGCCGGGCCGGCCACGGCGTCTTCACCCCCCGCTCGACCTGCCAGTACCTGAACTAG
- a CDS encoding TIGR03842 family LLM class F420-dependent oxidoreductase: protein MDFGLVLQTDPPASAVVGLMRRAERNGFRYGWTFDSAVLWQEPFVVYSQILEHTREMHVGPMVTNPGTRAWEVTASAFATLNDMFGNRTVCGIGRGDSAMRVAGRRPDTLARLGEAIDVIRDLAEGREAVVDGNPIRIPWVRDGRLPVWMAAYGPKALALAGQKADGFILQLADPYLTEWMVRAVREAAADAGRDPEAITICVAAPAYVGDDLGHARDQCRWFGGMVGNHVADLVSRYGEHSAMVPEALTAYIKERQGYDYSHHGRAGNPSTDFVPDEIVDRFCLLGPPSAHIERLRALRELGVDQFAVYNMHDAQEATIDAYGEEVIPALGR, encoded by the coding sequence ATGGACTTCGGACTCGTCCTCCAGACGGACCCGCCGGCCTCGGCGGTCGTCGGCCTGATGCGCCGCGCGGAACGAAACGGCTTCCGCTACGGCTGGACGTTCGACTCGGCGGTGCTGTGGCAGGAGCCGTTCGTCGTCTACAGCCAGATCCTCGAGCACACCAGGGAAATGCACGTCGGTCCCATGGTCACCAACCCGGGCACCCGGGCGTGGGAGGTGACGGCCTCGGCCTTCGCCACCCTGAACGACATGTTCGGCAACCGCACCGTCTGCGGTATCGGCCGCGGTGACTCGGCGATGCGGGTGGCCGGCCGCAGGCCCGACACCCTGGCCCGGCTGGGCGAGGCCATCGATGTCATCCGCGATCTCGCCGAGGGCCGCGAGGCCGTCGTCGACGGCAACCCGATCCGCATTCCCTGGGTGCGGGACGGCAGACTGCCCGTGTGGATGGCGGCGTACGGGCCGAAGGCCCTGGCCCTCGCCGGGCAGAAGGCCGACGGGTTCATCCTCCAGCTCGCCGACCCCTACCTGACCGAGTGGATGGTCAGGGCGGTCCGCGAGGCAGCGGCCGACGCGGGCCGCGACCCGGAGGCGATCACGATCTGCGTGGCCGCGCCCGCGTACGTGGGCGACGACCTCGGGCACGCCCGCGACCAGTGCCGCTGGTTCGGGGGGATGGTAGGCAACCACGTCGCCGACCTGGTCTCGCGCTACGGGGAGCACTCGGCCATGGTGCCGGAGGCCCTGACCGCGTACATCAAGGAGCGGCAGGGGTACGACTACAGCCACCACGGCCGCGCCGGAAACCCGTCGACGGACTTCGTGCCCGACGAGATCGTCGACCGCTTCTGCCTGCTGGGCCCGCCCTCCGCGCACATCGAGAGGCTGCGGGCGCTGCGCGAGCTGGGAGTGGACCAGTTCGCCGTCTACAACATGCACGACGCGCAGGAGGCGACGATCGACGCCTACGGCGAGGAGGTCATCCCGGCACTCGGCCGCTGA
- a CDS encoding SDR family NAD(P)-dependent oxidoreductase encodes MRVNGSTVLLTGVTGGIGTALAAELHRRGARLILTGRRRDAVEPLAAKYGARAVVADLADPDDVERLAAEAAGTDILLANAALPSSGELLDYTPEQIDRALAVNLRAPAVLARLLAPAMVEARRGHLVFVGSISGKTATRHSALYNATKFGLRGLALGLRQDLHEHGVGVSLVQPGFVRDAGMFAATGAEPPAGMRTVSPRQVVTGVVRAVERNRAEVNVAPPEMRLLSAIGGQFPGFSERVQRRSAGADRTVRTVVAAQRGRR; translated from the coding sequence ATGCGCGTCAACGGATCAACCGTTCTCCTCACCGGTGTCACCGGTGGCATCGGCACCGCCCTGGCGGCCGAACTCCACCGGCGCGGAGCACGGTTGATCCTGACGGGACGCAGGCGCGACGCCGTCGAGCCGCTGGCGGCGAAGTACGGCGCCCGCGCGGTCGTCGCCGATCTGGCCGACCCCGACGACGTGGAGCGCCTCGCCGCGGAAGCGGCCGGTACCGACATCCTGCTGGCCAACGCGGCGCTGCCGTCCAGCGGTGAACTGCTCGACTACACCCCCGAGCAGATCGACCGCGCGTTGGCCGTCAACCTCCGCGCCCCGGCCGTGCTGGCCCGGCTGCTCGCCCCGGCCATGGTGGAGGCGCGCCGGGGCCATCTGGTGTTCGTGGGCTCCATCTCGGGCAAGACGGCCACCAGGCACTCCGCGCTGTACAACGCGACCAAGTTCGGGCTTCGGGGCCTCGCGCTCGGCCTGAGGCAGGACCTCCACGAGCACGGGGTCGGGGTGTCGCTGGTGCAGCCCGGTTTCGTGCGGGACGCGGGGATGTTCGCGGCGACCGGCGCCGAGCCGCCCGCGGGGATGCGCACCGTCTCACCCCGCCAGGTGGTCACGGGGGTGGTGCGCGCCGTCGAGCGCAACCGGGCCGAAGTGAACGTCGCGCCGCCGGAGATGAGGCTCCTCAGCGCGATCGGCGGCCAGTTCCCCGGCTTCTCCGAGCGCGTCCAGCGCCGCTCGGCAGGCGCGGACCGCACGGTCCGCACGGTCGTGGCGGCCCAGCGCGGCAGACGCTGA
- a CDS encoding amidase translates to MSTGDFSGLAEQARKLREGRTTSVELVRAALGRIEAVRHTLNAFRHIRAEAALAEAERADRRLAEGETAPLLGVPLAVKDDTDVAGLPTHFGCRGERAPAVADGEAVRRLRAAGAVIVGKTNSCEFGQWPFTEGPAFGATRNPWSADHTPGGSSGGSAAAVAAGLVPAALGSDGGGSIRIPAAWTHLVGIKPQRGRVSTHPHSDAFHGLTVNGPLARTVADAALLLDAVQGSHPQDPHRPGAVDASAAARREPGRLRVALAWRPPFTLSRARPHPEVRRAVTGLAEALAGLGHDVEEARPRYGLIGLGFVSRGTAGVAEFAARHPEPELLDPRTLAALRNGRLLGGPIVRAARARETHQHRRVGALFETYDVLLTPTTAAPPPRIGTFDGLGAWRTNAAMAAACPYAWPWNVLGWPGVNVPAGLTSAGLPVGAQLLGPEGAEELLISLAAQLEADRRWYEHRPDPLRTWSAPVEQ, encoded by the coding sequence ATGTCCACAGGGGATTTCTCCGGCCTCGCCGAGCAGGCCCGGAAACTGAGGGAGGGCCGGACCACCTCGGTGGAGCTGGTGCGGGCCGCGCTCGGCCGCATCGAGGCCGTTCGGCACACCCTCAACGCCTTCCGCCACATCCGCGCCGAAGCCGCCCTCGCCGAGGCCGAGCGCGCCGACCGGCGGCTTGCCGAGGGTGAAACCGCACCGCTGCTCGGCGTACCGCTGGCCGTCAAGGACGACACGGACGTGGCCGGGCTGCCCACCCACTTCGGCTGCCGCGGGGAGCGCGCCCCGGCGGTCGCGGACGGCGAGGCGGTACGGCGGCTGCGGGCCGCCGGCGCCGTCATCGTCGGCAAGACCAACTCCTGCGAGTTCGGGCAGTGGCCGTTCACCGAGGGCCCCGCCTTCGGCGCCACCCGCAACCCCTGGTCCGCCGACCACACCCCCGGCGGTTCCTCGGGCGGCTCCGCGGCCGCCGTCGCGGCGGGGCTGGTGCCCGCGGCCCTCGGCTCGGACGGCGGCGGCTCCATCCGCATCCCCGCCGCCTGGACCCATCTGGTGGGCATCAAACCGCAGCGCGGCCGCGTCTCGACGCACCCCCACAGCGACGCCTTCCACGGCCTCACGGTCAACGGGCCCCTGGCCCGTACCGTCGCCGACGCCGCACTGCTGCTCGACGCCGTCCAGGGCTCCCACCCGCAGGACCCGCACCGGCCCGGCGCCGTCGACGCCTCGGCCGCAGCCCGCCGCGAACCCGGCAGGCTGCGCGTCGCCCTCGCCTGGCGGCCGCCGTTCACCCTCAGCCGAGCCCGGCCCCACCCCGAGGTGCGGCGGGCCGTCACCGGCCTCGCGGAGGCGCTCGCCGGGCTGGGCCACGACGTCGAGGAGGCCCGGCCCCGCTACGGCCTGATCGGCCTCGGTTTCGTCTCCCGGGGCACGGCGGGAGTGGCCGAGTTCGCCGCCCGCCACCCCGAACCGGAGCTGCTCGACCCGCGCACCCTCGCCGCCCTGCGCAACGGCCGACTGCTCGGCGGGCCGATCGTGCGGGCCGCACGCGCCCGCGAGACGCACCAGCACCGCCGCGTCGGCGCGCTGTTCGAGACCTACGACGTGCTGCTGACCCCGACCACCGCCGCGCCCCCGCCGCGCATCGGCACCTTCGACGGCCTCGGTGCCTGGCGCACCAACGCGGCCATGGCCGCCGCCTGCCCCTACGCCTGGCCCTGGAACGTGCTGGGCTGGCCGGGCGTCAACGTTCCCGCCGGCCTCACCTCCGCCGGCCTCCCCGTGGGGGCGCAGCTGCTCGGCCCGGAGGGCGCCGAGGAACTCCTGATCTCGCTCGCCGCCCAACTGGAGGCCGACCGGCGGTGGTACGAGCACCGCCCCGACCCGCTGAGGACGTGGAGCGCCCCGGTGGAACAATGA